The Candidatus Curtissbacteria bacterium DNA window GGCCGGAATACGAAGCCAAGGTTAACAGCTACAACTCCCAGGTTGAGCTATACAACAGCCTTTTGACAAGCACTCGCCAAATGGTTGATAGTTATAACAGCCAGGTAAACAACTTCAACAACTGCGTTGGGAGTTAAAAAAGGTGAAATTGGATATCAAGAGGCATCTAGTTTGCATTCAGCCTCAAAATATCCTTAGGTGCGAGCGTAGCGAGCACCACAGGTTATTTGAGCCCCCTAGGCCCACAGCTCGAAGAGCGAGGACCGTAGGGTGCGCAGCACCCTATAGTTAATTTTTAGCCTCGATTGTCCTTAGGCGTGAGAGTAGCGAACGCCACAGGATATTTGAGCTCAAAGTTTGCTTTTTAGGCTCAAATGTCCTATAATACAAATAATGACTTCAGAGCGCGTAGGTGAGTTCGGCCAGTCAAATAGCGTACAAAAAAGAATCGCAGAGGCCACAAGGTCTGCCTTAGAGTGGTACGACACAGATCCAACTGCCAACGAGACGTGCAGTTATGTCGGCTCTAGGCTTGAAGCATTAAATACAATGTTTCACATCGGTCAAGCGTTCGTAAGAAGGGCAGACACACAGGGAGCAACTTTAGTCTTAAATGGAGAAAAAATATCAGCTCTTGTAAGAATAAACCTCCAAGACGTTCCAAATACAGACTTTTTTTCTACTGAAATGAGAGCAAAAAAACTTCACCACTTCATCAACAATGTGATTTTGCCAGCATTTAGAATTCTTGAAAATAACCCAAATCTTCTTGATGTAAGACCTGAGTTCTTTGGTATACGAGAAACTCCTCAAAGGATCTGGGCTGAGTAGCCACTGAGATGGATAAACCCAACGCTAAAGACTTTAAGAAAAAGCTTACCCCAGAACAGTACAACATCTGCTTTTTAAAAGGAACCGAACCCCCGTTTAGCGGAAAATATACCGATAATCACGACACTGGAATGTACGTGTGTATTGCCTGTGGTCAAAAACTGTTTTTGTCTTCCACGAAATTTGATAGCAACACCGGCTGGCCCAGTTTCTGGGACGTAGCAAAAGAAAACAACGTAAAGCTGGAAGAAGATACCTCTTTGGGCATGAGCAGGACAGAAGTTCTATGCAGCAACTGTGGAGCACACCTTGGCCACGTTTTTAACGATGGGCCAAGAGACAAAACAGGTTTAAGATATTGTATTAATTCATTAGCACTCGATTTTAAACCAAAGAAATAACGTGGCGGAAACTGACAGTCCGGAATTTGAGCAAGAAAACATCAAGACACACTGGAAAGAAAAGCTTTCGTGGGTCAGGAGAACGATAAAAGACCCGCAGGAACGAGGAGAGTTTGACAATGGCATTGCTCTCTACAGACAACTTGTCGAATCTGGCCGTATTAAGTTCGG harbors:
- the msrB gene encoding peptide-methionine (R)-S-oxide reductase MsrB, with the protein product MDKPNAKDFKKKLTPEQYNICFLKGTEPPFSGKYTDNHDTGMYVCIACGQKLFLSSTKFDSNTGWPSFWDVAKENNVKLEEDTSLGMSRTEVLCSNCGAHLGHVFNDGPRDKTGLRYCINSLALDFKPKK